In bacterium, the DNA window TTGAATGACTGCCTTCGCGCTTCGGCGTCGTGCCGCCCTTCGGCGCGGCGTCCTTCGGCGCGGCGCTCGGTTTTGCCGCCGCGCCCGCCCCCTGCGACTTCGCGCCGTCGTTCTGCCGTTTGGCGTTGTTTGGCTCCGTCATCTTGCTGGACGGCGGAGTCGTGCCGGCCGGATTCGCCGCAGCGCTGCCTTCGCCCGACGTAGCGGGCACCGGGGCGGTCGCGCCGCCCCCGCCCGAGCCGTCGCCGGTCGTCGCCTGCGCGGGCTGCGCCTGCGGCGTCGCCGGCGCGGGCTGCGTCTGCGGCGCCGACTTTCCGGAGTTCGAGACGACGAACCCGAACACGACCAAGGCGACGACGATCCCCGCGAGCAGCCCCGCCGCGAAGTAGATCGCCCCCCGCGAGCGGAGGACGCGGCGCCAGCCGCCGCGCGGCGCGGCCGCGCCGCCCGAGACGGAAACGGCCGCGGCGACCGGCTGCGTCACGCGCGGTCCCTTCGCCGCCTTCGGCGCGCGGCGGAACTTCTTCGGCTCGAAATCCTTCGCGAGTCCCTTGCCGTCCGCGCGTTCGAAGATCTGCACGGAGATGTTGTCCGGCCCGCCTCTGTCGTTGGCGAGCGCGATCAACTTCTCCACCGCCTCCTGCGGCTCGTACATCGACGCCATCGCCGCGACGACCTCGTCCTCGACGACGTTCCAGAGGCCGTCCGAGCAGAGCAGGAAGCGGTCGCCCGGCAGGATCTTCTCCGGGCCGCGCACGTCCGGCTCCACCGTCTCGCGCACGCCGACGGAGCGGATCAGGACGTTGCTCTCCGGGTGCCGGCGCGCCTCGTCCTCGGTGATCATCCCGGCGTCCACCATCCGCTGCACGGCCGAATGGTCGCGCGTCATCCGCTCCACCACGCCGGGTCGGATGCGGTAGACGCGGCTGTCGCCGACGTGGGCGATCCACGCCTCGTCGCCGCGCACGGCGAGGGCGGCGCAGGTCGTGCCCATCCCCCGCGCCTGCCCCGATTCGCGCGAAGCGGAGTAGACGGCGGCGTTGGCGTCCACGATCGCGCCGCGCAGCGCCTCGCGCGCGTCGCCGGCCGCGGAGAGCTCGGTGAAGCGGCGACCGATCAGGTCCACCGCCATCGAGCTCGCCAGCTTGCCGTCCGCGTGCCCGCCCATCCCGTCGCAGACGACGAGCAGCGTCCACTCGCCGTCGGGAGTCTGGATGTAGTCGATGCTGTCCTGGTTCTCCTCGCGCGTCGCGCCGACGTCCGTCTTGCCGCCGATGCGCCGAGGGTAGCCTTTCTTGTCGCGCGCCACGTCCCGCTCCCTCATTCGCAACGCAGCACGACGAGGCCGAGCCGGACTTGGCTGCCCGGCCGGAGAGGAACCGCCTGCGCGCCGATCCGCGCGCCGTCCACGAACGTGCCGTTGGTCGAGCCGAGGTCGCGGATGCCGTACTCGGCGCCGATCGGCACGATCTCCGCGTGCTGCCCGGAGACCGAGTCGGCGTCGAGCAGGATCTCGACGCCGCCGCGGGCGCCGATCCGCCCGCCGCCCGGCGGGATGGCGAGGTAAACGGCGGGGGCGCCGGAGAGGACGCGCAGCCCCGCGGCCCGTTCCTCGGCGGCCGTCGGCGCGCGGTATTCGGTGCGGCGCGGGCCGGCCGGCGCCGCGGGCGCCGGCTGCGGCGTCGCGGCGCGGACGAGACGCTCGTTCTCCGCGCGCAGCCGCTCGGCTTCGCGCTCGCGCGCCTCGGCCTCGAGGCGATGTTCCTCTTCGCGGGCCTCGGCCTCGGCCGCCGCGCGGCGGCGCGAACGGGACATGACGATGCCGCCGACGACGAAGACGACGGCGACGACCGCGACGAGGCCGACGATCGGGAAGAGCCACGACGTCCGCGACGCGCCCTTCGTCTCTTCCGCCGCGCCGGCGGCGCCCGGCGCGGCGACCGCGATCAGCGGCGCGGCGTAGCGCGAGGCGTCGGCGGCCTGGCCGCAGGCGACGCGCAGCGCGTGTTCGCGCCCATCGGTCGGCAGCGCGCCGGCGGGGATCGTCAGCACCGACTCGGCGAGGACCATCTGCCGCAGTTCGCCGAAGGCGAGGCCGATCTCGGCCGCCGACGAGGTGACCTTGGCGCGGCCGCCGGTGTCGGTGGCGATCTTCTCCAGCTCGCCGATCGCCGAGAGGATTTCCGGCGTCCGCTTCGGGACGAAGATCAGCGCGTTGACCTGGACGCGGGAGCGGCGCGCGGCGGCGATGCACTCGTCGGCGGTGCGCCCCTTCTTTTTGTTGAGCCCGTCCGAGACGACGACGAGCGTCCGCCGCGCGGGGACTTCGTCGCCGTGGCCGGAGATCTGGTCGATCCCTTGCGAGACGGCCTGGAAGAGGGCCGTCGTCGTGGACTGCGAGTCGAGCCCCTCGACGGCGCGCGCCACCCGCTCGGCGTCGTCGGTGAAGTCCACCTGCGGCTGCCAGTCGTCGCGGATCGCGCCCATCGCCGCGACGTCCTTCTTCGGGCGGAAGGCGGTGCGGATGCGCGCGGCGAGCGACTTCTTCACGGCGTCCCACGGCGCGCCGATCGATCCGCTGGCGTCCACCGCGAGGAGCGTGGCCGAACCTTCGTCGCTGCCGCCGAACGGCGCGATCTCCGCCTGCGCGGCGACCGGCTTGTCGTCCACCTCGAACCGAATGTCCGAGGCGTGGATCTGCGTGGCGGGGCTGCCGTCGCCGGCGAAGAAGGCGACGACGAGCCGCACCGAACCGTCGGGACGGGGCTCGACCGCGCGGATGATCGCGCGGCGGGCCTCGGAGGCCGACGCGGGGACCGCGGCGGCCAGCGCGGCCGCGGCGAGGAAAGCGCAAGCGAGGAAGCGGCGCATCGTCAGGCCTCCGGCGCGGGCGGGATCAGCACCACCTGAAAGACGGTGTCGCCGGCCTTGATGACGCTGGCGTGGTCGGCGGCGCTCGAGTCGCCCCAGATCTCCTGGCCGTCCACGGTCGTCGCGTTCGTGCTGTCGAGGTCGCGCACGCGGACCTGCCCCGCGCGGCACATCACCGCGAAGTGCTGGCCGCTCATCGCGCGGTCCTGCGTCACCGGCCCGTCGCAGTCGGGACG includes these proteins:
- a CDS encoding Stp1/IreP family PP2C-type Ser/Thr phosphatase — protein: MARDKKGYPRRIGGKTDVGATREENQDSIDYIQTPDGEWTLLVVCDGMGGHADGKLASSMAVDLIGRRFTELSAAGDAREALRGAIVDANAAVYSASRESGQARGMGTTCAALAVRGDEAWIAHVGDSRVYRIRPGVVERMTRDHSAVQRMVDAGMITEDEARRHPESNVLIRSVGVRETVEPDVRGPEKILPGDRFLLCSDGLWNVVEDEVVAAMASMYEPQEAVEKLIALANDRGGPDNISVQIFERADGKGLAKDFEPKKFRRAPKAAKGPRVTQPVAAAVSVSGGAAAPRGGWRRVLRSRGAIYFAAGLLAGIVVALVVFGFVVSNSGKSAPQTQPAPATPQAQPAQATTGDGSGGGGATAPVPATSGEGSAAANPAGTTPPSSKMTEPNNAKRQNDGAKSQGAGAAAKPSAAPKDAAPKGGTTPKREGSHS
- a CDS encoding FHA domain-containing protein, which translates into the protein MRRFLACAFLAAAALAAAVPASASEARRAIIRAVEPRPDGSVRLVVAFFAGDGSPATQIHASDIRFEVDDKPVAAQAEIAPFGGSDEGSATLLAVDASGSIGAPWDAVKKSLAARIRTAFRPKKDVAAMGAIRDDWQPQVDFTDDAERVARAVEGLDSQSTTTALFQAVSQGIDQISGHGDEVPARRTLVVVSDGLNKKKGRTADECIAAARRSRVQVNALIFVPKRTPEILSAIGELEKIATDTGGRAKVTSSAAEIGLAFGELRQMVLAESVLTIPAGALPTDGREHALRVACGQAADASRYAAPLIAVAAPGAAGAAEETKGASRTSWLFPIVGLVAVVAVVFVVGGIVMSRSRRRAAAEAEAREEEHRLEAEAREREAERLRAENERLVRAATPQPAPAAPAGPRRTEYRAPTAAEERAAGLRVLSGAPAVYLAIPPGGGRIGARGGVEILLDADSVSGQHAEIVPIGAEYGIRDLGSTNGTFVDGARIGAQAVPLRPGSQVRLGLVVLRCE